GCTAAAGAGCTCGTCGACTTTCGGTATCTCGATAACGTAATTGACGCTATGATGAAGTATCTCTTTATCTCCCTCGGTAACTATCGCTATGACGATGCCGCCGCGCGCTTTTATCTCCTGAATATTCGAAAGCATCTTTTCGTAAGTCTTCGACTGCGCCGCTATGCAAACGACCCACGGATTCTCGTCTATGAGAGCGATCGGCCCGTGTTTCATTTCGCCGGCGGCGTAACCCTCGGCGCTTATATACGATATCTCTTTTAATTTGAGCGCGCCCTCGAGGGCGTTTGGATAATTTATATTGCGCCCCAGGTACAGGAAGTGCGACTTATTATGTTTTTCGAAATAATATTTTTTGAACTCGCCGGCATACGCGGCTATATTGTTATAATCGGATCTGTATTCGCCTATAAGTTCGTTCATAAGCGCGGGCACTCTTCTAAATTCTTTCACAATGCGGTTGAATCCGGTCGGTGTGATCGTCTTTCGCAGATAACCCATATACAACGTCACAAGATAAAGTATGGCGATTTGCGCCGTATAGGCCTTGGTAGAAGCGACCGCTATCTCCGGCCCGGCGTGCGTATATATGACGCCGTTCGCCTCCCTGGCGATCGAGCTTCCGACGACATTGCAGATGCCGAGCGTGGAGGCTCCCTTCCTTTTGGCCTCGCGCAAAGCCGCCAGAGAATCCGCCGTCTCGCCGGACTGCGAGATTATTATCACCAGCGTGTCTTTGTCGACTATCGGGTCGCGGTACCGGAATTCGCTCGAGGTATCCACCCAACATGGTATCCGCGCGTATTCTTCTATCATATATTTGCCGGTCAGCCCCGCGTGGTACGCGGTGCCGCAGGCGACTATCGCGATTTTTTTAAACTTCTTCAGGTCGTTTTCACTTATCTTGAGCTCCTGGAATACCACCTTACCGTCCTGCAGTCTTTCGCCGAGGATATCCCCTACTATCTCGCCCTGCTCGTAGATCTCTTTGAGCATAAAATGCTCGTATCCGGATTTCTCCGCCTGTTTTATATCCCAGTCTATGCGGGTCGTTTTTTTAGGTACCTTGTGCCCGAAGGAATCTTTTACGGTCACCCCTTCTTTTGTCAGAATAACCAATTCATTGTTCTCGAGGTATATAACTTCTTTTGTGTAGTCGAGTACCGCCGGCACATCGCTGGCTAAGAAATTTTCCCCGCAACCTACGCCTGCGATAAGCGGCGAATCGCATCTGGCGCCTATCACCTTGCCGGGTTCATTGGCGTGTATAACCGCGATGGCGTAAGATCCTTTTAGCGCTTTTATAGCCCTGACGACCGCTTTTTCTATATCGCCGCTATAATATTTTTCTATAAGGTGGGCTATCGTTTCAGTGTCTGTATCGGAAGTAAACTTGTGGCCTTCTTTTATCAGTGTTTTTTTAAGTTCCAGGTAGTTTTCTATTATACCGTTATGCACTATGGCTATCTTGCCTTTGCAGTCCAAGTGCGGATGAGCGTTTATATCGTTTGGAATGCCGTGCGTCGCCCAGCGCGTATGGCCCACGCCTGTCGTTCCTTTCGTCGGAGATTTTTTAAGCGCATTGGTGAGGGTCTGGAGCTTGCCCTGTTGTTTTACCGTATTTATCCTGTGGCCTTCTATAACCGCTATGCCGGCAGAATCGTATCCTCTATATTCCAGACGGCTTAAGCCCTTCACGAGGACGTCCTGCGCTTTTCTTTCTCCTACATATCCCACTATCCCGCACATATTATCTCTCCGCCTATGATTGTTTTTTTAACTTTAAAATTTTTGTCGAATATAACGATATCCGCGTCCATGCCGGGGGCAATGGTACCCTTGTGCCTATTTATACCGAGCAGGCGCGCGGGATTAGCCGTCATCATTTTGACGGCATCGGCAAGCGGAATACCACAACCCTCGACGCAATTTTTTAATGCGCCTATCATTGTAAGGGCCGACCCGGCTATCGTGCCGTCTTTAAACCTGTAAACGCCGCCTTTTTTCTCAACACCGGCGCGCTTCTCCGCGCGCACGGAATCCGTAACCAGTATAACCTTATCCGCGCCTTTTATTTTTATAAGAAGGCTGAGTAGTTCTTTGCGGACATGTATCAAGTCCGGGATAACTTCCGCAATTACATCATCGGATAAAAGTGCCGCGGTGCCGACGCCCGGCTCGCTTCCGGCGAGACGGCGCATAGCGTTAAATATGTGAGTGGCGTGCCTTATGCCTGAGCGTATACCGCCCAACGCCTCGTCATACGTCGCGTTAGAATGGCCGACGGAAGCTATGATCCCGTTACGTTTCAAAAGTTTTACTATCGAAATAGCGCCGGATACTTCCGGGGCTACCGTCATCATCCTCAAAAGCGTGCCGCATTCTTTGATAAAACCGGCGGCATCTTTCGCGTTGGGCTTTTTTATATACCGTTTGTCCTGCGCGCCGGCCTTCCCGCGGCTTATATAAGGCCCCTCGAGACGCACGCCGAGAAGATTCGCGCCGAAAGGGCTTTTTATAACAAACTCTTCGGCGGCGCGGATTTTTTTTATCACTTCCCGCGGCGCGGCACATGATTGCGCGACGACTATCGACGTAGTTCCAAAACGCGCCTCGTTGGCAAATATATCGCCGGGCGCGCCATGGATATGCGTGTCTATAAAGCCGGGCGCGACAAAACATCCGTCGGCATCGATAATAACGGCGCCTTTGGGGCGCCGCGTTATGCCGCCGAGCGCTGATATTGTGCCATTCTCTATCAGGATCGGTTTATTTTGCGTAGCCCCCTCGGCCTTCAGGCCGAGGCCCCCTCCTGCCGGGTTCACAAAAGCCGCATTCCTCCCAGCGCTAAAGTCCGTGGATTTCTGCCGGGGGATTAAAAGAGCTGTCGGTAAAACTACGGTACCGTGTTCTATAATGATGGGCTTGATAACTACCTTGGCTTTTGGTTCAAAGCTCAAATCCCGCCTCGTTGTTGCTTCAGGATCTTAGAAATTTAAGTTCCTCGATATATCTTAAACTCCAGGACCTGAAAATCTTCTTCGAAAAGTTTACCGAGTACTTCTATTTTTCAGAGAAAAATAGAAGTATCTTAAACTCCAGGACCTGAAAACTTTCTTCGAAAAGTTTTCAGAATATGGCGTCCCCATGGGGATTCTCCCGCCATCTGTCTTACTCAGGGCGGGACCCCGCCCCCAGCTCAACTCCGGGCGGGGGAACCCTGCTATGTCGAATCTCTGGACTTTCACGGCGAAAATTGGCGTCCCCATGGGGATTCGAACCCCAGTCGTCAGAATGAAAATCTGATGTCCTAGGCCAGACTAGACGATGGGGACGCTTATTAATCTCTTAAAACCGTTTCCGCCTTTTAACTTTTTTATGTAGTGCTCTCGTTTAATGGCCCGGCATTTGCTTTCGGCGGATTCTTTATACACAAGCTTCCACGGACCTTTGTTTTTCGTTGACCTTACCTTATCACTGTTATGTTCTTTTAAGCGGCGTTCCAGATTTTCTGTACTACCTGTATAATATCGCCCGGTTTTCCCACTCTGAATTACGTATACAAAATACATTTTCCACCAGCCAGACTACCCCGCCGTTCGCCTCACCCGGGGCGGGGCCCCGCCCCGAACTTGACCCCAGGCGGGGGACGATGGGGACGCTTATAAGTTTTTATTATAACAAAAAGCGCGCTCCTTTGTCGAGCGCTCTTTTATGTTTCCCCGGAGATTATCTACATAGGTAGTTAAAGATTAACCTTCTCCACATCTTTGTAACTGACTATATCGATCATTCCCCGGCGCTGAGTTTCATTACCACCATATACCAACACAGGCCTGACAGTATTTTTCCTGTTGATCTTCTGGTAATACCGTAACCCTTTAAAATAATCTTCGTTTATAGTGCTTCCGAGTTTTATCTCAACCGGTTTTACAGATGCGTTATTCTCGAGCAGAATATCAACTTCATTACCGACGTTGTCGCGAAAGAAATAAATATTACTATTTTTACCTTGGTTTGTCCGCGCCTTCAGAAGCTCAGCGGCTACAAAATTCTCGAAAAGAGAGCCTTTTAACGGATGGCTATTGATCTGTTTTGCGTTTTGTATTTCCAGAAGATACGCGGCGAGGCCGCAATCGGTAAAATATAGTTTAGGAGCTTTAATAAGCCTCTTTCCAAAATTCGCATGATGCGCCCGGACGAAAAATATGACATAACTTGCCTCGAGCACACTTAACCAGCTTTTAGCGGTATTATGGTTGATACCGCAGTCATTGGCAAGATTTGATAGATTTATAATTTGAGCCACCCTGCCGGCGCACAGTTTAAGGAATTTCTCGAATTTTGCGAGGTCTTTAACATTGATTAATGCGCGGATATCGCGTTCCAGATATGTGCTAACGTAAAAAGAAAGAGCTTCGGTAGGGTTAAGTTTTTTATCATAGATGCGCGGATAAAAACCGGTGAAGAGAATTTTATCTATGGAGATTGCCTTGTTAGAGTAAATTTCATTATATGAAAATGGCAAAAGAACCGCCAGGGCAGTCCTGCCTGCAAGGCTTTGACTAATAGTATCCAAAAGATGAAAATTCTGACTTCCCGTTAATATGAAAAGCCCGGGCTTATCCTTTGTATCTACTATTTCCTGAATATACGACGCCAACTCAGGGACGCGTTGTATTTCATCGATAACGGCCCCTTCTTTAAGACATTCGTTTAAAAAAGACCTCGGATCGGTTCTGGCATAATCGCGTATATCGATACTTTCGAGCGAGAAGTATTTCTTTTTTGGAAACAATGCTTTACACAAAGTCGTTTTACCGGATTGCCGCGGTCCGGTAAGAGTAACGACCGGGTATTGCCGCGCATAACGAAGAATCTTCTCTGAAATGGTTCGCTTTATCATGTCCAAAGTATATATTATAATTTACACTTTGTCAATGCAATTATCAATATGTAATCTTAGAATAAAAACGCGCTCCTTTGTCGAGTGCTCTTTTAGGTTTATTCATATAAAGATAAATATCCGCGATTCCTGGAAGATAATTTCCTGGTAGTTATCACAGAGGCGGGAGATTCGAGATAGCCCATTCATAAAATCGTTCGGCAAGCTTAGCTATATCAATGGCTTCCGGCTGTCTGAAATCCCTGTTTTCATAAGCTATGAGGTTCTTCTTTGCCACGATCCGTCTATAAGTGCTTGATTCCCCGGCCTCGATTTTCGAAGGAAGACGCTGGATCAACTCTGTTGCCTCCATATGATTGTCACTTACAGAGCGGATCCCGGAGTGGAACGTCAACATAGCATCGCAACAAGATATGGCGCAGTGACAAGCGTTAAGGCCGGTCGCTGTCCAGTTGTCCATCTTGCGCGCTGTCATCATGATGTCGTAGAAATCTTTGGCCTTATTAAGAAATACCTTATAATCGCTCTTTTCGACATCGACGGTTTTTATCTTCTTTGGGGTCATATAAGCTTTTCCAGCCTTTCTCCGTAGATAAGCTTATAAGACCTTAGGATATTTTTGACAATGGGTAACCCTTTCTCGTATTTAGAGTCGAATTCTATCTTTGTATTGATATAGGGTGAAACGACATTGCTAAATTCTTTCAATATTCTGTCATCTATCTCTTCGAAAAGACGTTCTACGGCAGGCCTCGCGGTGGCATTTTTTAATATTACGGCAAGATCTATATCGCTTGAGGGGTGGTCGGCATGCTTACTAACGCTACCGAATATAGCCACGCTCAGGATATCCTTTCTTGCCGTTGAGGTAGATATCTTACGCTTTATAATTCTTATTATACTATCTAGAATGGCGTTTTCCTTAGAAAATAACGGTTTAAGAAGTTTTGATACCAGGAAGTTATTTGCGTTTAAACTATAGACGTGTGTTTTGCCGACATTACGCAAGATGAGAATCTTTTCTCGGTTAAGAGCATTGAGCGCCATATGCGCCGACTTTGGAGTTACACCAATCTCCCTGGCTATTTGCCTTCCGTTCCAATCGGCGTCCGTTCTGCAAAAAAAACGCAGGATCTTTGTTTTTATTGTGCTATTCAGGATATTGTCTATAGGTTTGGTCATCTTCATAATAGTGTTCCCTTGTGCTGTATACTTTAATAAACACGTGTTTCCTAAAGTAAACAAAGAATATCATCTATATTTACCGAAGTCAAGTTAATTTCCGTTAACTTCGGATTCGAATCACGAGTGACGCGAAGACGAGAATCAAGAAAGAAGCCCCAGAAGAACGGCTTTGACAGTATATCAGCGTATATATTGTGGCTGTGTCGGAATGCTGGCAGGGGTAAGAAGTAATAAATTAACTAGTTTTATGCGGCCGCTATAACTTCTTTTACGTGTTCGTATATCTGCCTTAATTCGTTTGCATCTATTGGTGTAATCGGCAATAGCTTTATTAGTTTCTTCAAAGCAATAATGATGTTATTTATATTGCCTGTAGCGAGCGCAATAATATCATCTGGGGTAAGATTGAAATTTTTAAGGTCGGCAACGTCACAAACATTTTTTAGCTGTTCCAATATCTCTATTTGTATCTTGTCTTTAAAAGCTTGGTCGTGTGTTATAGCGATTCCTTTTTCTTTTATCTGTCTTGCTATATCCATCATCTTTAATCCTAATATGGTTGCCCTTATCAATCCTGCCGGGTCATGCTGTAGGCCTATGGGTGATAAAATAGTATTGTCAGGAGTCATAGAAATATTCCCGAGCTTAGAAACTATGGAAGATTGACTAACTTCTTCACCTTTAAGCGCCGGGAAGAGAGTAACCGTATTTTCTCTTGTCCGCTTGAAGTCTTTTGGTAAAGATTTTTTTTGCAAGCCATATTTTTGATAGATGTTTTCGCTCGCCCCTCCTACGCCTGATATATAATATAGCTCTATATAACCGTTGTGAGATTCTTGAAATGTTGCAAGAAAGTCTTTAATATTATCTACGCCTATTGATTCAATAGCTTCTATGGGAATACGAATTAATGTATTAAAATGATTGAGTGTTAACGTGTCTTTAATGGTATTTTTATTATCGCTGATGAAAGATTTAAAGGGCTCTGTGGGCGGAGCTCTTTCAGGATTATAACCTGTCATCTCCTTAGATAATTTCGGGAAACCTAGCTTCTTCCAGTAAAACTTCCAATTTTTTAAATTGTACATAATAAAATCTGCCCCGCTACTAACTAATTTTTGCGTCGATTGTTCGTTACCGTGAGATAATCCTACGGCAATGCATTTGTTTCCAGCGTCTATATTGGATATGGACATATCTCCGTCCGAATCACCAAAAATAATTATTTGATTATTTTCCGTTATATTATTGTTTTCTTTGACTGTTTTTAGCATATCCATCTTCCCTTGCGGAAAGGGAGAAGATGTGCTATTGACACCGTAAACTGCATTAAAATAGCCATGTATGTTTAACTTTTTTACCAAATAATCTGCTACCCCTTGAGGAGTTCCTGTCCCTATATACATTTTAATTCCAGCTCGTTGTAATTCATTTAAAAGTTGGCGAACACCTCTAAATAATTTAGGAGGCTTTGCTTCAAACTCTTTCATTAAAATAGCTTCATATATCATGCTAAATTTAGCCACAAGATTACCATGAGTTTTATCTATGCTATCTATATTTAAACGTTGCACAAGCATATCGGCGACTTTTTGCAAGTCTTCCTCGGAATGTCCATTTTTAAAACTCATCGATATTATGAATGCGATATGTTCTGTTAATGTCTTCCAGCTACCACTATAAAGATATGTCTTGCCTCTATCGAGTGCTTCTCCGAATGGCTCTTCTGATGTAGCATCTATTATATAATGATAAATTTTCCCAAAAGCTATTTCAGCATTCGGCATAGTATCAATCAATGTTCCGTCCAAATCAAAGAAAGCGACTTTAGGCTTAGGATTAATAGATGAATTCGCTATATGGAATTCGTCCTTCGACGGTCTGGGTAGGTCGACTTCCGGTATCTCTTTGTATTCCCAGAAAACATCGGTTACATGATATGAACCGTTTAAAAATTCTATCCTTCCTTCATTTTGAAAACTCTTTAATGCCTCGTTTAATTTTTCTATCTCAAGCTCCGTATTGAATAAGTTGGCAATCTTATTTTTTATATCTTCCACCAAAAAATGTTTTTCAGCAAAATATGTTCTTATCATTTCTCTAGCAATGCTTCTGTATGCAATCCTCTCAAGATGTTTTGCATCAATAGTTATGTCGCCGCTTTTGATATAGGAAAGTGCCCCTAAAATATCCTTTACAAGTCTTTCACTATATTTACCAGCAACAGTATTCATTTGGTATTCGGTTTCGCAACGCACCATATCTTCTAGATAATCTAGCAGAATCACTGTTTGTTCGGCCATTATCTTTTTTAAGATTCCTCTTTCCTTGTCAGATGTTTCTCCAAATTTTGACGACCGGAATATTATTTTCAGAACCCAAAAAAACATCTGTTGGCTTTCTTCCCAATCTTTTATACTAGACAAGACTTGAACAACTTGCGAATTTTCATAAACGTATTCATAAGATAATGCGTTAGGGTCATATTCATTTGGGTCAACAAGACCTTTTTCTATTAGTTGCGAAGTATAGCTTGCTCCTCTTAATGGAATATATGATTTGATGGGATAAGTAATTCTTTTGTCCATTCCTGTTTCTCGAAGAAAAGCGATGCTTTCTCGTAGTTCTTGTAAAGTTACAAGTGGGTCAAACATAATAAAACCGGGAACATTATGAATTCCAAGCCCTTCGATTATCTCAAGGGCTTTTTTATTCTCAAAAACGGTGGCCGCTTTTCCATAACGTTTCAATTGGGATGGTGAACCTGATTCAATACCAATAAAGAGAACAGATAATCCTGCTTCTTTGAGTTTCTTAAATGCCTCGACTCTTTTATTGTTATTTTCTTCTGAATCACCTGCTTTATAAACTAACCGTGTGCTCGCCGAGGTGCCAAATGTAAGGTCGGCGGGAATTCTGCCAGACTTTTTGAGTGCAATTATTCTATCCGCCAATTCGACTACTCTCTCAACGCCTCCAGCAAACAGGTCTTCGTCGACAAAATTTACGAAACGTCCACCATGGTCGCAAACCACTACTAAGTCATTTATCACATCGTCTATCGCACGACCTCGCCATCCCCCCTTACCTAAAAAAGGTTTTCTGGCGCATATCGCACAATTAAAAGGACATTCTCGGCTGGTTTCCATAAAAACTGCTCCGCCACTATCTATGGTATAAGACAATACATCTCTTTGCGGAACTCCTGCATTTACGAGATTGGTCTTCATAGACGAATTAACTGTTATTTGACCATTGTGCATATACGCAATATTAGGAACGTCGGGAAGTGAAACTTCGCCTTTAAAATATCTTACTGTTTGCTTTATTGCTTCCTCTCCTTCTCCTTTACACACGATCACTTCTGGATATTTAGTTAACAATAGGTCTGCATTATATGTGGCGAGCACATTGCCTAGTATTATTAAAGGTCTTTCTCTCGATGGCAAAGATTTCAAATAATCCATAATTTTTGCAAGGTCGTCTAAGGTATTAAAAAATAAAGATAATCCCACTATATCCGGTTTCTCTTTTCTTAATCTAGCTATTATTCCTTCGGTGCCATTTTCAATAACATGGTGAATCGTTGAAATTTCCACGGAATTTTTGAATTGTTTTTTCAACACACCCGACAGGGTAGATACAGCCAGTGGCTCATCTACCTTCGATTCGTCCCTAATTTTACTCATCCAGCATAACGCAACTTTGACAGTTCGCTTAAAAGGTGCTCTACGCATAACCGGCTCATTAGATGAGCTATATGCGGGAAGTGCTGTTATTCTATGAATAATCTGTCTGTGTAATCGTGGAGCAATTATTTTAGTTTGGAGTTTTGAAATATCGGAATAAGGCGTTATAACATTGGTTTTAGTTGGGTCAAAATAGCGAACAGCTAATTCTTCATTCGGAATTTCAATTACAATTTCATACGGTAATACGGTTATATTGGAGTTTTTTTCTGCATCTAATCGTGCTAATACATCGTTTAGATATGATTTATCATCAAGGTTACCATCATGTTCGACATGCTTGCATATTGCGGTTACCGTAAGCGAATATTTAAAGTCTTCGCTATTAAGTCTTGATTCAGGGGCTAATTTATTGTTATCGACTGGGTAGGAAGAAAAAGACTTATTTTCAATCGCAGTAGAAAACAGTCTCGCTTCCTTAGCCCAGCCAAAAGTGCCTGTAAACAAAAAGACCCATAGTAGAATAACCGTAAGGGTCTTCATAAGTATCACACTGTTATTTTTTAGCATTGGTTTAGTCGTAATGACCTATAAATAAAAAGTGACTGAATTAACTAGTATTTAGCACTAGGCAATCCAGCCATCTAATAAATAAAATATTACTAGACCTGCGATTTTGCGCCCCTATGTCACCATAGGTTTGCCTTTATCTAGAATATTGTATATTAAGTATAGCATAGAATATAGTTAAGTCAATAGAAAGTAACAACCTTTTTGAATTACTAACCTTGATGAGTGGTGGTTATTTTCTCAGTGTCCATCCAGTGACTATAGCACGTCAAAATACGTCCTATTCCGTCATAATTCATACAAAAACAAAAGGACGCTCGAATATGAGCATCCTCTTGTTTTACGGCAAGTTACGCTTGTTTTATGTTGATTTTATCAACAGATTTTAAATCGCTATTACTTTTTCCGTTTTATCGACTTCTTCTTCGCTTCGCTCTTGGGTGGCGCAACCTTTTCTTTGGGCGCAGTTTTCTTTTCTTCAGTCGGAGTCGTCTCGGGTTTCGCCTCTTCGAGCTTTTCTTTCACGGGAACAGGCGCGGCTGTAACCGTAGCCGCGTTTACAACTGCCGCGGCCGGAGCGGTTTCGCTTTCGTCTTCGGGAACTATCTTAGCGACCGACGCGACTTTATCCGCCGCATCCAGACGCATAAGCCTCACGCCCTGCGTCGAGCGCCCGGTAGTGCGTATATCTTTTATCGGACAACGAACGATCATGCCTTTTTCCGTCATAAGCATTATCTCGTCCTTGTCGGAAACTGTCGTAAGGCTCACGGCCTCGCCGTTCTTGCCTGTCACCTTCATATTTATAATACCTTTACCGCCCCGGGATTGCAAACGATATTCTTTGAAGGGTGTCCGCTTCCCGAAACCCTGTCCGCTGACAGTAAGTACCGTCTGCTCGGGCTTGACTATTTCCATGGCGATACATGCGTCTTTTTTGCCGAGCGTTATACCTTTGACGCCTTTGGCGGCCCGGCCCATATCGCGAACCTGCGCTTCTTTGAACCGTATGGCTTTGCCCTCTTTGGTAGCGAGCAATATCTCGTCGTCGCCGTTCGTCATCTCGACTTCGATAAGTGCGTCGTCTTTCTCGAGGCCGATACCTATAATGCCGCCCTTCCTCGGGTTGGAATATGCGGTAAGTGCCGTCTTCTTGATGAGCCCGTTCTTCGTGGCCATGATAAGGAAGTGCCCGTCTTTAAACTCTCTCACCGGCACAAACGCGCTTATATTCTCCCCCTGGGCTAACGCGAGCATGTTAACTATAGCTTTGCCTTTGGACGTCCTGCCGCCCTCGGGTATCTCGTGGACTTTCAGCCAGTGAATGTTACCTTTGTCCGTAAAGAACAGCATATAGTCGTGGGTCGATGCTATAAAGAGGTGCTCGACAAAATCTTCCTCTTTCATATCGGCGCCTGTAACGCCCTTGCCGCCCCGATGCTGTTTTTTGTAACTGGACACGGGCAGTCTCTTGATGTATCCCGAATGGCTTATCGTTATGACGACATCCTCTTCGGCGATCAGGTCTTCGATATCGAGCTCTTCAGCTTCGGGCGCTATCTCCGTCCTTCTCTCGTCGCCGATTTTTTCGGCCAATTCTTTCGTCTCTTCTTTTATTATCTCGAGAACCTTCCGCTCGCTGGCAAGAATAGATTTTAAAAACTCTATTCTTTTTATGAGCTCGAGATATTCTTTCTCTATCTTGTCACGCTCGAGGCCGGTCAGGCGCTGTAACTGCATCTCGAGTATCGCGGTCGCCTGTTTTTCCGACAGATCGAACTTCTTTATAAGCTCTATCTTCGCCGCCTGCGGGCTCTCGGACTCTTTTATGACCTTTATGATCCTGTCGAGATTTTTCAGCGCTATCTTTAATCCCTCGAGGATGTGCGCCCTGTCCTGGGCCTTGGCCAGCTCGAATTTCGTCCTTCTTACTATTATGACCTT
The sequence above is drawn from the Candidatus Omnitrophota bacterium genome and encodes:
- a CDS encoding nucleotidyltransferase domain-containing protein produces the protein MKMTKPIDNILNSTIKTKILRFFCRTDADWNGRQIAREIGVTPKSAHMALNALNREKILILRNVGKTHVYSLNANNFLVSKLLKPLFSKENAILDSIIRIIKRKISTSTARKDILSVAIFGSVSKHADHPSSDIDLAVILKNATARPAVERLFEEIDDRILKEFSNVVSPYINTKIEFDSKYEKGLPIVKNILRSYKLIYGERLEKLI
- a CDS encoding ATP-binding protein, whose protein sequence is MIKRTISEKILRYARQYPVVTLTGPRQSGKTTLCKALFPKKKYFSLESIDIRDYARTDPRSFLNECLKEGAVIDEIQRVPELASYIQEIVDTKDKPGLFILTGSQNFHLLDTISQSLAGRTALAVLLPFSYNEIYSNKAISIDKILFTGFYPRIYDKKLNPTEALSFYVSTYLERDIRALINVKDLAKFEKFLKLCAGRVAQIINLSNLANDCGINHNTAKSWLSVLEASYVIFFVRAHHANFGKRLIKAPKLYFTDCGLAAYLLEIQNAKQINSHPLKGSLFENFVAAELLKARTNQGKNSNIYFFRDNVGNEVDILLENNASVKPVEIKLGSTINEDYFKGLRYYQKINRKNTVRPVLVYGGNETQRRGMIDIVSYKDVEKVNL
- the glmS gene encoding glutamine--fructose-6-phosphate transaminase (isomerizing); its protein translation is MCGIVGYVGERKAQDVLVKGLSRLEYRGYDSAGIAVIEGHRINTVKQQGKLQTLTNALKKSPTKGTTGVGHTRWATHGIPNDINAHPHLDCKGKIAIVHNGIIENYLELKKTLIKEGHKFTSDTDTETIAHLIEKYYSGDIEKAVVRAIKALKGSYAIAVIHANEPGKVIGARCDSPLIAGVGCGENFLASDVPAVLDYTKEVIYLENNELVILTKEGVTVKDSFGHKVPKKTTRIDWDIKQAEKSGYEHFMLKEIYEQGEIVGDILGERLQDGKVVFQELKISENDLKKFKKIAIVACGTAYHAGLTGKYMIEEYARIPCWVDTSSEFRYRDPIVDKDTLVIIISQSGETADSLAALREAKRKGASTLGICNVVGSSIAREANGVIYTHAGPEIAVASTKAYTAQIAILYLVTLYMGYLRKTITPTGFNRIVKEFRRVPALMNELIGEYRSDYNNIAAYAGEFKKYYFEKHNKSHFLYLGRNINYPNALEGALKLKEISYISAEGYAAGEMKHGPIALIDENPWVVCIAAQSKTYEKMLSNIQEIKARGGIVIAIVTEGDKEILHHSVNYVIEIPKVDELFSPLLVVIPLQLLAYYVAKKFGYDIDQPRNLAKSVTVE
- a CDS encoding GIY-YIG nuclease family protein produces the protein MYFVYVIQSGKTGRYYTGSTENLERRLKEHNSDKVRSTKNKGPWKLVYKESAESKCRAIKREHYIKKLKGGNGFKRLISVPIV
- the nagA gene encoding N-acetylglucosamine-6-phosphate deacetylase, encoding MSFEPKAKVVIKPIIIEHGTVVLPTALLIPRQKSTDFSAGRNAAFVNPAGGGLGLKAEGATQNKPILIENGTISALGGITRRPKGAVIIDADGCFVAPGFIDTHIHGAPGDIFANEARFGTTSIVVAQSCAAPREVIKKIRAAEEFVIKSPFGANLLGVRLEGPYISRGKAGAQDKRYIKKPNAKDAAGFIKECGTLLRMMTVAPEVSGAISIVKLLKRNGIIASVGHSNATYDEALGGIRSGIRHATHIFNAMRRLAGSEPGVGTAALLSDDVIAEVIPDLIHVRKELLSLLIKIKGADKVILVTDSVRAEKRAGVEKKGGVYRFKDGTIAGSALTMIGALKNCVEGCGIPLADAVKMMTANPARLLGINRHKGTIAPGMDADIVIFDKNFKVKKTIIGGEIICAG
- a CDS encoding HAD hydrolase-like protein, coding for MKTLTVILLWVFLFTGTFGWAKEARLFSTAIENKSFSSYPVDNNKLAPESRLNSEDFKYSLTVTAICKHVEHDGNLDDKSYLNDVLARLDAEKNSNITVLPYEIVIEIPNEELAVRYFDPTKTNVITPYSDISKLQTKIIAPRLHRQIIHRITALPAYSSSNEPVMRRAPFKRTVKVALCWMSKIRDESKVDEPLAVSTLSGVLKKQFKNSVEISTIHHVIENGTEGIIARLRKEKPDIVGLSLFFNTLDDLAKIMDYLKSLPSRERPLIILGNVLATYNADLLLTKYPEVIVCKGEGEEAIKQTVRYFKGEVSLPDVPNIAYMHNGQITVNSSMKTNLVNAGVPQRDVLSYTIDSGGAVFMETSRECPFNCAICARKPFLGKGGWRGRAIDDVINDLVVVCDHGGRFVNFVDEDLFAGGVERVVELADRIIALKKSGRIPADLTFGTSASTRLVYKAGDSEENNNKRVEAFKKLKEAGLSVLFIGIESGSPSQLKRYGKAATVFENKKALEIIEGLGIHNVPGFIMFDPLVTLQELRESIAFLRETGMDKRITYPIKSYIPLRGASYTSQLIEKGLVDPNEYDPNALSYEYVYENSQVVQVLSSIKDWEESQQMFFWVLKIIFRSSKFGETSDKERGILKKIMAEQTVILLDYLEDMVRCETEYQMNTVAGKYSERLVKDILGALSYIKSGDITIDAKHLERIAYRSIAREMIRTYFAEKHFLVEDIKNKIANLFNTELEIEKLNEALKSFQNEGRIEFLNGSYHVTDVFWEYKEIPEVDLPRPSKDEFHIANSSINPKPKVAFFDLDGTLIDTMPNAEIAFGKIYHYIIDATSEEPFGEALDRGKTYLYSGSWKTLTEHIAFIISMSFKNGHSEEDLQKVADMLVQRLNIDSIDKTHGNLVAKFSMIYEAILMKEFEAKPPKLFRGVRQLLNELQRAGIKMYIGTGTPQGVADYLVKKLNIHGYFNAVYGVNSTSSPFPQGKMDMLKTVKENNNITENNQIIIFGDSDGDMSISNIDAGNKCIAVGLSHGNEQSTQKLVSSGADFIMYNLKNWKFYWKKLGFPKLSKEMTGYNPERAPPTEPFKSFISDNKNTIKDTLTLNHFNTLIRIPIEAIESIGVDNIKDFLATFQESHNGYIELYYISGVGGASENIYQKYGLQKKSLPKDFKRTRENTVTLFPALKGEEVSQSSIVSKLGNISMTPDNTILSPIGLQHDPAGLIRATILGLKMMDIARQIKEKGIAITHDQAFKDKIQIEILEQLKNVCDVADLKNFNLTPDDIIALATGNINNIIIALKKLIKLLPITPIDANELRQIYEHVKEVIAAA